Below is a genomic region from Rhodospirillum centenum SW.
CGCGGGCATCGCGCGGGTCCATGTCACGAGCTGGCGCTCCACCTATCCGGGGATGCTGCCCGACCGTTATCTGGTCGGGCTGTCGCCGCCCGCCTATGCCGCCCGCTGGCGCACCATGCTGGCGGCCGAGGGGCGCGGCCGGCGCACCTTCGTCGCCGTCGATCCGGACGACCCGCACGCCCGCAACGGCGTCATCGGATTTGGCTCCTGCGGGCCGCAGCGCACCTCGCTGGAGGGGTATGGCGGGGAGTTCTACGCCCTTTACATGCTGGATCACATGCAGGGGATGGGCTGGGGCCGCCGCCTGATGGGCGCCATGGCGCAGGAACTGCTGGAGTGCGGCATGCGCTCCGCCGTCGTCTGGGTGCTGCGCGACAACCCCT
It encodes:
- a CDS encoding GNAT family N-acetyltransferase, coding for MSGDAPDTPRRARPGAGIRPAIPADAAGIARVHVTSWRSTYPGMLPDRYLVGLSPPAYAARWRTMLAAEGRGRRTFVAVDPDDPHARNGVIGFGSCGPQRTSLEGYGGEFYALYMLDHMQGMGWGRRLMGAMAQELLECGMRSAVVWVLRDNPSRWFYERMGGTRLAEQPISFAGARLTEIAYGWTDLVPLARQAADPHVG